One window of Candidatus Binataceae bacterium genomic DNA carries:
- a CDS encoding sulfatase-like hydrolase/transferase, which yields MSFHQNVPKLVGVFAAAMLLACLPGSVSQATAQDKKPNIIFIMGDDIGWSNIGVYNQGIMAGRTPNLDKLATEGMRFTD from the coding sequence ATGAGCTTTCATCAAAATGTCCCGAAACTGGTAGGCGTTTTCGCCGCCGCCATGCTCCTGGCTTGCCTGCCAGGGTCGGTTTCGCAGGCCACGGCTCAGGACAAAAAGCCTAACATTATCTTCATCATGGGCGACGACATTGGCTGGTCCAACATCGGCGTCTACAACCAGGGAATCATGGCGGGCCGGACGCCGAACCTCGACAAGCTCGCCACGGAAGGCATGCGGTTCACCGAT